In Pristis pectinata isolate sPriPec2 chromosome 11, sPriPec2.1.pri, whole genome shotgun sequence, the following proteins share a genomic window:
- the mettl21e gene encoding methyltransferase like 21e, whose product MKRRFVPNVFKSTSWESFQFAGCEIKITETTDCYGAYVWPSAMVLCYYLEHCQREIIDKNVIEIGSGTGLVSIVASILGSNVTATDLPHLLDNLKYNISQNTKSRSKYLPQVRELKWGIDLDKTFPRSMYHYDYVMAADVVYSHPYLNELLMTFDHLCQDDTIILWTMKFRLDEDNTFVQRFQHIFDTVIIYDLPSLQIKLYKATRKKQGLERKHES is encoded by the exons ATGAAAAGACGATTTGTGCCAAATGTTTTCAAAAGCACATCTTGGGAGAGCTTTCAATTTGCTGGATGTGAAATCAAAATTACAGAGACCACCGACTGCTATGGCGCATATGTGTGGCCTTCG GCCATGGTGTTGTGCTATTACCTGGAACACTGCCAACGAGAGATAATTgataaaaatgtaattgaaataGGATCAGGAACAGGACTGGTATCAATTGTTGCTTCTATACTTG GCTCCAATGTGACAGCAACAGACCTGCCTCATTTACTGGACAACTTAAAATACAATATATCTCAAAATACAAAATCGAGAAGCAAATATCTGCCACAGGTCAGAGAACTTAAATGGGGAATTGATTTGGACAAAACTTTCCCCAGAAGTATGTATCATTATGATTATGTAATGGCAGCTGATGTTGTATACAGTCACCCATACCTGAATGAACTTTTAATGACTTTTGATCATTTATGTCAGGATGACACCATCATTTTGTGGACAATGAAATTTAGGCTTGATGAGGACAATACCTTTGTGCAAAGATTTCAACATATATTTGACACAGTAATTATATATGATCTCCCAAGTTTACAGATAAAACTGTATAAAGCAACACGAAAAAAGCAGGGATTGGAAAGGAAACATGAGAGCTAA